A stretch of Candidatus Binatia bacterium DNA encodes these proteins:
- the selA gene encoding L-seryl-tRNA(Sec) selenium transferase, whose protein sequence is MRTAAKEPSGNVPVDVRAARLPSVEAVLGGEGGAALKEFSRPAVLDAARRALAGLRERLRSGEELADSELTAAAVASIAERMLALSSAPALTRVINATGVVLHTNIGRAVLCDAAIEAAALAAGASVNLEYDLATGGRGDRDLLVEEHLCALTGAEAATVVNNNAAGVLLALHTLAASREVVVSRGELVEIGGSFRIPEIMKASGAVLREVGTTNRTHPADYRDAIGADTALLMKVHASNYRIVGFASSVDLAELSKLAKQHAGIVVVEDLGSGAVVDLSALGLAPEPTIAASLRAGADLVLASGDKLLGGPQCGIVAGRRDIVERLRRSPLKRAVRCDKMTLAALEATLRVYRFSPRPEQEIPTLRYLRRGLEELRRVGEEALGLLGARLGPRWAFELVESRAETGSGSQPNVAIASLAIAVAADGLTAAAIEQRFRASQPPILGRIHDDRFVLDLRTIDDPHDLVPHWPRPDANWADQ, encoded by the coding sequence ATGCGTACGGCTGCGAAAGAGCCTTCCGGGAACGTGCCCGTCGATGTGCGGGCGGCGCGGCTGCCGTCGGTGGAAGCGGTGCTCGGCGGGGAGGGCGGCGCTGCGCTGAAGGAATTTTCGCGCCCGGCGGTGCTGGACGCCGCCAGGCGCGCGCTTGCCGGACTCCGCGAACGCCTGCGGTCCGGCGAGGAACTTGCCGATTCCGAGCTCACGGCCGCCGCGGTCGCGTCGATCGCGGAGCGCATGCTCGCACTGTCTTCCGCTCCGGCGCTCACGCGGGTGATCAACGCTACCGGCGTCGTTCTTCACACGAACATCGGTCGCGCAGTGCTGTGCGACGCCGCGATCGAGGCCGCAGCGCTCGCCGCGGGTGCTTCCGTCAACCTCGAGTACGACCTGGCGACGGGAGGCCGAGGCGATCGCGACCTCCTCGTCGAGGAGCACCTTTGCGCGCTGACCGGCGCTGAGGCCGCGACTGTCGTCAACAACAATGCCGCCGGCGTGCTGCTGGCACTGCACACGCTTGCTGCCTCGCGCGAAGTCGTCGTCTCGCGCGGCGAGCTGGTGGAGATCGGCGGCTCGTTTCGCATTCCGGAAATCATGAAGGCCAGTGGCGCCGTGCTTCGCGAAGTCGGCACCACCAACCGCACGCATCCTGCCGATTATCGCGACGCCATCGGCGCGGACACTGCGCTTCTGATGAAAGTGCACGCGAGCAACTATCGCATCGTCGGTTTCGCGTCTTCGGTGGATCTCGCGGAGCTTTCGAAGCTCGCGAAGCAGCACGCGGGTATCGTCGTTGTCGAGGATCTCGGTTCCGGTGCGGTCGTCGACCTTTCCGCTCTCGGCCTTGCGCCCGAACCGACGATCGCGGCCAGCCTTCGCGCCGGCGCCGACCTCGTGCTTGCCAGCGGCGACAAGCTTCTCGGCGGGCCCCAATGCGGGATCGTGGCTGGACGCCGTGACATCGTCGAGCGCCTGCGCCGCAGTCCTCTCAAGCGCGCGGTGCGCTGCGACAAGATGACGCTGGCGGCGCTGGAGGCGACGCTGCGCGTGTACCGCTTCTCGCCGCGGCCTGAGCAGGAAATACCGACGCTTCGCTACCTGCGGCGCGGGCTCGAAGAGCTGCGGCGCGTCGGCGAAGAAGCGCTCGGTCTTCTGGGCGCGCGGCTCGGACCGCGCTGGGCCTTCGAGCTGGTGGAAAGTCGCGCCGAAACCGGCAGCGGGTCCCAGCCGAACGTCGCCATTGCGTCGCTTGCGATCGCGGTAGCGGCCGACGGTCTTACCGCAGCCGCGATCGAGCAGCGCTTCCGCGCCTCGCAGCCGCCGATCCTCGGTCGCATTCACGACGACCGTTTCGTTCTCGACCTGCGCACGATCGACGACCCGCACGACCTCGTGCCGCACTGGCCCCGGCCTGACGCGAATTGGGCCGATCAATGA
- a CDS encoding CCA tRNA nucleotidyltransferase, giving the protein MSTAASNALRDEAVAIVRRLQQAGHQAVFAGGCVRDELLGLPPSDYDIATSARPEEVEHLFDRTLPIGRQFGILLVDGGEHHFEVATFRRDSVYIDGRRPVSVEFSDIETDARRRDFTINAMFEDPVASRVLDFVGGREDLERHLLRAVGDASERFSEDSLRLLRAVRFASRYDLVIDEATSSAMAALAPSIARISAERIGEEIVRMLTEGAARRAFELLDATGLLAPVLPEISAMKGCLQSPDHHPEGDVFVHTMTCIGHLPAGCSETLAFGVLLHDVAKPPCAGVRDDGRRTFYGHTRDGAQMSEDILRRLRRSRQTIERVRFLVEQHLRHCSAHQMKPATLKRFLRQDGIEELLALTHIDALSSNGDLSHWQFCRDALASLAEEQIRPARLIGGQELLALGLSPGPRFRSILAAVEDAQLEGKLSSREDALEFVKRFLEADG; this is encoded by the coding sequence ATGTCCACGGCAGCCTCCAATGCGCTGCGCGACGAAGCGGTCGCGATCGTTCGACGCCTGCAGCAGGCCGGGCACCAGGCGGTGTTCGCCGGCGGCTGCGTGCGCGACGAGCTGCTCGGGCTGCCGCCGTCGGACTACGACATCGCCACTTCGGCAAGGCCCGAAGAGGTCGAACACCTGTTCGACCGCACGCTCCCGATCGGGCGCCAGTTCGGGATCCTGCTCGTTGACGGCGGCGAACATCACTTCGAAGTGGCGACGTTCCGCCGCGACTCCGTTTACATCGACGGGCGGCGGCCGGTTTCGGTCGAGTTCAGCGACATCGAGACCGATGCGCGACGCCGCGATTTCACGATCAACGCGATGTTCGAGGACCCCGTGGCCTCGCGCGTGCTCGACTTCGTCGGTGGACGGGAGGACCTCGAGCGGCACCTTCTTCGTGCGGTCGGCGACGCGTCCGAGCGTTTTTCCGAGGACTCGCTGCGCCTGCTGCGCGCGGTGCGCTTCGCGTCGCGTTACGATCTCGTGATCGATGAAGCGACGTCGAGCGCGATGGCGGCTCTCGCGCCGAGCATCGCGCGCATCTCGGCCGAGCGCATCGGAGAAGAGATCGTCCGCATGCTCACGGAGGGGGCCGCACGCCGCGCGTTCGAGTTGCTCGACGCAACGGGGCTGCTCGCGCCGGTGCTTCCGGAGATTTCCGCGATGAAGGGCTGCCTGCAGTCGCCCGACCACCATCCCGAAGGCGACGTGTTCGTGCACACGATGACCTGCATCGGGCACCTGCCCGCCGGCTGCAGCGAGACGCTCGCGTTCGGCGTGCTGCTCCACGACGTCGCCAAGCCGCCGTGCGCGGGTGTTCGCGACGACGGCCGCCGCACGTTCTACGGTCATACTCGCGACGGCGCCCAGATGAGCGAGGACATCCTTCGCCGCCTTCGCCGCAGCCGCCAAACGATCGAGCGCGTGCGCTTCCTCGTCGAGCAGCACCTGCGTCACTGCTCGGCGCACCAGATGAAACCGGCCACGCTCAAGCGCTTCCTGCGCCAGGACGGCATCGAGGAGCTGCTCGCTCTGACGCACATCGACGCGCTGTCCTCCAACGGCGATCTTTCGCACTGGCAGTTCTGCCGCGATGCGCTCGCCTCGCTGGCGGAGGAGCAGATTCGTCCTGCGCGCCTGATCGGCGGCCAGGAGTTGCTGGCGCTCGGACTTTCCCCCGGGCCGCGTTTCCGCAGCATCCTGGCGGCGGTGGAGGACGCCCAGCTCGAAGGAAAGCTGTCCTCGCGCGAGGACGCGCTCGAGTTCGTGAAACGTTTCCTCGAAGCCGACGGCTGA
- a CDS encoding leucyl aminopeptidase: MIIKVARLKAAEASAELVAVAVREGKETGGAVAQLAKAAHDAAVRRAKRLSFKGKAGSTILVQADHHDLLLVGVGDGKSAESWRRAAAAVRATAASVRAATVAFAIDDADKPADVLVPIVEGFTLAGYSYDKYRTKKNGSYAGPKSLVLSSPSLADGARSRDAIDGVRAVCEAVAMARDLVNETPGVKVPSHLASVARTLARGSRVRCEVWQGERLRREKMNGILGVSAGSRHGGALIKLVYKPARRARAKVAIVGKGITFDSGGLSLKPAKSMETMKIDMSGAAMVMGIMKALPHLAPSVEVHGFVAAAENMTGGGAQKPGDVIRFRNGTTAEVLNTDAEGRLVLADALCLATELEPDCIIDAATLTGACVVALGTRIAGVMGNDQRLVDKLIECGASTGETLWQLPLVEDYEEDIRSSVADIRNIGGGFAGTISAALFLRHFVGKTKWAHLDIAGTAYSERSLQYLPKGGTGFGIRLLLAWLDSIG, from the coding sequence ATGATCATCAAGGTCGCCCGTCTCAAGGCCGCGGAGGCTTCCGCGGAGCTCGTTGCCGTTGCCGTCCGCGAGGGCAAGGAAACCGGTGGCGCCGTCGCGCAGCTTGCCAAGGCCGCGCACGATGCAGCCGTCCGGCGCGCGAAACGCCTTTCGTTCAAAGGAAAAGCCGGCTCCACGATTCTCGTGCAGGCCGACCACCACGACCTGCTGCTCGTCGGCGTCGGGGACGGCAAATCGGCGGAGAGCTGGCGGCGCGCTGCCGCGGCAGTGCGTGCCACCGCGGCATCGGTGCGCGCCGCGACGGTCGCGTTTGCGATCGACGACGCCGACAAGCCTGCGGACGTGCTCGTGCCCATCGTCGAAGGCTTCACGCTGGCGGGCTACTCGTACGACAAGTACCGCACGAAAAAGAACGGCTCGTACGCGGGCCCGAAGAGCCTGGTGCTGTCGTCACCGTCGCTCGCCGACGGAGCGCGCTCGCGCGATGCCATCGACGGCGTGCGCGCGGTTTGCGAGGCGGTCGCGATGGCACGCGACCTCGTCAACGAGACCCCGGGCGTCAAGGTTCCTTCCCACCTGGCTTCTGTCGCGCGCACGCTCGCGCGCGGCAGCCGCGTGCGCTGCGAAGTGTGGCAGGGCGAAAGGCTGCGCCGCGAGAAGATGAACGGCATCCTCGGCGTTTCGGCCGGAAGCCGTCACGGCGGCGCGCTGATCAAGCTCGTCTACAAGCCCGCGCGCCGCGCGCGCGCGAAGGTTGCGATCGTCGGCAAGGGCATCACGTTCGATTCCGGAGGTCTTTCGCTCAAACCGGCCAAGTCGATGGAGACGATGAAGATCGACATGTCCGGCGCCGCCATGGTGATGGGCATCATGAAGGCGCTGCCGCACCTGGCGCCGTCGGTGGAAGTCCACGGCTTCGTCGCGGCGGCCGAAAACATGACCGGCGGCGGCGCCCAGAAGCCAGGCGACGTGATCCGTTTTCGCAACGGCACCACGGCCGAAGTGCTCAACACCGACGCGGAGGGCCGCCTCGTGCTCGCCGATGCGCTCTGTCTTGCGACCGAGCTCGAGCCCGACTGCATCATCGATGCGGCTACGCTGACGGGTGCCTGCGTCGTCGCGCTCGGGACGCGCATTGCCGGAGTGATGGGCAACGACCAGCGCCTCGTCGACAAGCTGATCGAGTGCGGCGCCAGCACCGGCGAGACGTTGTGGCAGCTTCCGCTGGTCGAGGACTACGAGGAAGACATCCGCTCGTCGGTCGCCGACATCCGCAACATCGGCGGCGGATTTGCGGGGACGATCAGCGCAGCTCTTTTCCTGCGCCACTTCGTCGGCAAGACGAAGTGGGCTCACCTCGACATCGCCGGGACGGCCTACAGCGAGCGCTCGCTGCAATACCTTCCGAAGGGTGGCACCGGCTTCGGAATTCGCCTCCTGCTCGCGTGGCTCGATTCGATCGGCTGA
- a CDS encoding iron-sulfur cluster assembly accessory protein, whose amino-acid sequence MITVTDNAGSRIRKLTETSTTPVAGLRIKVIGGGCSGLQYKIELDAEKKGDKIFEAGGGKVLVDRKSYLYLVDTVVDYAETLQNAGFQIQNPNVKTTCGCGESFTV is encoded by the coding sequence ATGATCACCGTCACCGACAACGCCGGCTCCCGCATTCGCAAGCTGACCGAGACTTCGACGACGCCGGTCGCCGGCCTTCGCATCAAGGTCATCGGCGGCGGCTGCTCGGGGCTTCAATACAAGATCGAGCTCGACGCGGAGAAGAAAGGCGACAAGATCTTCGAGGCAGGCGGAGGAAAAGTGCTCGTCGATCGCAAGAGCTACCTCTACCTCGTCGACACGGTCGTCGACTACGCCGAGACGCTGCAGAACGCCGGCTTCCAGATCCAGAACCCGAACGTGAAGACGACCTGCGGCTGCGGCGAATCGTTCACTGTCTGA
- a CDS encoding IscS subfamily cysteine desulfurase, giving the protein MPQRRIYLDHHSTTPVDRRVLDAMLPWFTDRFGNAASRTHSFGWEAEEAVETARGQVASVIGAEAREIVWTSGATESDNLALKGALHFHRSRGNHIVTVATEHKAVLDSCKSLVRDGLADVTYLRPDSRGLVSAESVASAITGRTVLVSVMHANNEIGVIQPLAAIGAVCRERSVLLHSDAAQSAGKIPIDVRAMNIDLLSMSAHKCYGPKGVGALYVRAKNPRVRITAQMDGGGHERGMRSGTLNVPGIVGMGEALTIAAREMGEESCRLLALRERLRAKLFESLDQLQVNGTLENRLPGSLNVSFAHVEGESLMLGLREIAVSSGSACSSATLEPSYVLRAIGVSDAMAHSSIRFGIGRFNTEEEIDFAAARVIAEVRRLRALSPFYRETAPQPAASLAQGHA; this is encoded by the coding sequence ATGCCTCAGCGCCGCATCTATCTCGACCATCACTCGACGACCCCGGTGGACCGCCGCGTCCTCGACGCGATGCTGCCGTGGTTCACCGACCGCTTCGGCAACGCCGCGAGCCGTACCCACTCGTTCGGCTGGGAGGCCGAAGAGGCCGTCGAGACGGCGCGAGGGCAGGTCGCTTCGGTGATCGGTGCCGAGGCGCGCGAGATCGTCTGGACCAGCGGCGCGACCGAATCCGACAACCTCGCGCTCAAGGGCGCGCTGCACTTCCACCGCTCGCGCGGCAATCACATCGTCACGGTGGCCACCGAGCACAAGGCGGTGCTCGATTCGTGCAAGTCGCTGGTGCGCGACGGCCTGGCCGACGTGACGTACCTCAGGCCGGATTCGCGCGGTCTCGTCAGCGCCGAGAGCGTCGCCTCCGCGATCACCGGTCGCACGGTGCTCGTGTCGGTGATGCACGCGAACAACGAGATCGGCGTGATCCAGCCGCTGGCCGCCATCGGTGCCGTCTGCCGTGAGCGCAGCGTGCTGCTGCACAGCGACGCTGCGCAGAGCGCGGGCAAGATCCCGATCGACGTGCGCGCGATGAACATCGACCTCCTGTCGATGTCCGCGCACAAGTGCTACGGGCCGAAGGGCGTCGGTGCGCTGTACGTGCGCGCGAAGAATCCCCGCGTGCGCATTACCGCGCAGATGGACGGCGGCGGCCACGAGCGCGGCATGCGATCGGGAACGCTCAACGTGCCGGGCATCGTGGGAATGGGCGAGGCGCTGACGATTGCCGCGCGGGAAATGGGCGAAGAAAGCTGCCGTTTGCTCGCGCTGCGCGAAAGATTGCGCGCGAAGCTGTTCGAGTCGCTCGACCAGCTCCAGGTCAACGGTACCCTGGAAAACAGGCTTCCGGGAAGCCTCAACGTGAGCTTCGCGCACGTCGAGGGAGAGTCGCTTATGCTCGGGCTGCGCGAGATCGCGGTATCTTCGGGCTCGGCGTGCAGCTCGGCCACGCTCGAGCCTTCGTACGTGCTGAGGGCGATCGGCGTCAGCGACGCGATGGCGCACTCCTCGATCCGCTTCGGCATCGGCCGCTTCAACACCGAAGAGGAAATCGATTTTGCCGCCGCGCGCGTCATCGCCGAGGTGCGGCGACTGCGCGCGCTGTCGCCATTCTATCGCGAGACGGCGCCGCAGCCTGCTGCGTCGCTCGCACAGGGCCACGCATGA
- the uvrA gene encoding excinuclease ABC subunit UvrA, which yields MSDSIVIRGARQHNLRNLDLEIPRDRFVVITGLSGSGKSSLAFDTIYAEGQRRYVESLSAYARQFLEQMEKPDVDSIEGLSPAISIEQKTTTHSPRSTVGTMTEVYDYLRLLYATIGKPHCWQCGREISSQTVAQIAARIGELPARSKVDVLAPIVRGRKGEYKKELADLKKQGFLRVRVDGVMRDLGEDITLARTQNHDIEVLVDRIVLRAGIESRLVDSIGVALRLAEQSIIAAWTSPDGESGEENFSQRFACATCGVSFAELSPRTFSFNSPHGACPQCNGLGRVATFDPERLVVRPEATIEDGAIAGWNRRLADRYDWAQNAVLKEHRASASTPWQDLPEEVRRTMLLGSGDDKLSVTRSSAKTFAGIVAILTKRFKESESEWVRSELEPYMSEKPCDACGGKRLRREARSVLVGGLSIVDVVALPLDEAASFLEKLKLTKREQDISKLVLKEIVERLRFLLDVGLSYLTLERATASLSGGESQRIRLATQIGAGLTGVLYVLDEPSIGLHQRDNARLLASLRALTDRGNSVLVVEHDADTMRAADHLIDLGPGAARLGGQVVAQGSCDEVIAVEASLTGRFLAGKEKIDVPEIRRAGTGQNLVVRGARHHNLRGIDVAIPLGCLTCVTGVSGSGKSSLIIDTLYASLARRLNGASLDVGDHDAIDGIDAIDKVIDIDQTPIGRTPRSNPATYTGLFGDIRDLFAMTPEARMRGYSPGRFSFNVSGGRCETCSGGGMIRIEMHFLPDVYVLCDACGGRRYNRETLEVRYKGKNIADVLDMTVAEALEFLSPIPSARRKLETLASVGLDYVHLGQQATTLSGGEAQRIKLARELARRATGRTLYILDEPTTGLHFADVRRLIEVLGMLVDAGNTVVVIEHQLDVVKVADWVIDLGPEGGGGGGILVAAGTPEEVAACNESHTGRFLKSVLS from the coding sequence AAAAGCCGGACGTCGATTCGATCGAAGGCCTGTCGCCGGCGATCTCGATCGAGCAGAAGACGACGACGCATAGCCCGCGCTCGACCGTCGGCACGATGACCGAGGTCTACGATTACCTTCGCCTGCTCTACGCGACGATCGGAAAACCGCACTGCTGGCAGTGCGGGCGCGAGATCTCGTCGCAGACCGTCGCGCAGATCGCCGCGAGGATCGGCGAACTTCCGGCCCGCTCCAAGGTCGACGTGCTCGCGCCGATCGTGCGCGGCCGCAAGGGCGAGTACAAGAAAGAGCTGGCGGACCTGAAAAAACAGGGTTTCCTGCGCGTGCGGGTCGACGGCGTCATGCGCGATCTCGGCGAAGACATCACGCTGGCGCGTACCCAGAACCACGACATCGAGGTGCTCGTCGACCGCATCGTGCTGCGGGCCGGCATCGAGAGCCGTCTCGTCGATTCCATCGGCGTCGCGCTGCGCCTGGCCGAGCAGAGCATCATCGCCGCATGGACTTCGCCGGACGGCGAGAGCGGAGAAGAGAACTTCAGCCAGCGCTTCGCATGCGCCACCTGTGGGGTCTCCTTCGCCGAGCTGAGCCCGCGCACGTTTTCCTTCAACAGCCCCCACGGCGCCTGTCCGCAGTGCAACGGCCTCGGCCGTGTCGCGACGTTCGATCCCGAGCGCCTGGTCGTGCGCCCCGAAGCGACGATCGAGGACGGCGCGATCGCGGGCTGGAACCGACGCCTGGCCGACCGCTACGACTGGGCGCAGAACGCGGTTCTCAAGGAACATCGCGCTTCGGCGTCCACGCCGTGGCAGGACCTACCGGAAGAGGTGCGCCGCACGATGCTTCTCGGCAGCGGCGACGACAAGCTTTCCGTCACGCGCAGCAGCGCCAAGACTTTTGCCGGCATCGTCGCGATCCTCACGAAGCGGTTCAAGGAATCGGAGTCGGAGTGGGTACGCTCGGAGCTCGAGCCGTACATGTCGGAAAAACCCTGCGACGCCTGCGGCGGCAAGAGGCTGCGCCGCGAGGCCCGCTCGGTACTGGTCGGCGGTCTCAGTATCGTCGACGTGGTCGCGCTTCCCCTCGACGAAGCCGCCTCGTTCCTCGAGAAGCTCAAGCTGACGAAGCGCGAGCAGGATATTTCCAAGCTCGTCCTCAAGGAGATCGTCGAGAGGCTGCGTTTCCTGCTGGATGTCGGTCTTTCGTACCTGACGCTCGAGCGCGCGACGGCCTCGTTGTCCGGGGGCGAGAGCCAGAGGATCCGCCTTGCGACGCAGATCGGTGCGGGGCTGACCGGAGTGCTCTACGTGCTCGACGAGCCGTCGATCGGACTCCACCAGCGCGACAATGCCCGCCTGCTCGCGAGCCTGAGGGCGCTGACCGACCGCGGAAACTCCGTGCTCGTCGTCGAGCACGACGCCGACACGATGCGCGCCGCCGACCACCTGATCGACCTCGGTCCCGGAGCTGCCCGGCTCGGCGGCCAGGTGGTTGCGCAGGGAAGCTGCGACGAGGTGATCGCCGTCGAGGCTTCGCTGACCGGCCGTTTTCTCGCGGGCAAGGAAAAGATCGACGTTCCTGAGATCCGCCGCGCCGGCACGGGACAGAACCTCGTCGTACGCGGCGCTCGCCACCACAACCTGCGCGGCATCGATGTCGCGATCCCGCTCGGCTGCCTGACCTGTGTCACCGGCGTCTCGGGGTCCGGCAAGAGCTCGCTGATCATCGACACGCTGTACGCCTCGCTCGCAAGACGTCTCAACGGAGCGAGCCTCGACGTCGGCGACCACGATGCGATCGACGGCATCGATGCAATCGACAAGGTCATCGACATCGACCAGACGCCCATCGGACGCACGCCGCGTTCCAATCCGGCCACGTACACCGGTCTTTTCGGCGACATCCGCGATCTTTTCGCGATGACTCCCGAGGCGCGAATGCGCGGGTACTCGCCCGGCCGCTTTTCGTTCAACGTCTCGGGAGGTCGCTGCGAGACCTGCTCGGGCGGCGGCATGATCCGCATCGAGATGCACTTTCTTCCCGACGTTTACGTGCTCTGCGATGCCTGCGGGGGGCGGCGCTACAATCGCGAGACGCTCGAAGTGCGCTACAAGGGGAAGAACATTGCCGACGTGCTCGACATGACGGTGGCCGAAGCGCTCGAGTTCCTGTCGCCGATCCCCTCGGCGCGGCGCAAGCTCGAGACGCTCGCGTCGGTCGGCCTCGACTACGTGCACCTCGGCCAGCAGGCCACGACGTTGTCGGGCGGCGAAGCGCAGCGCATCAAGCTCGCACGCGAGCTCGCGCGACGCGCGACCGGGCGCACGCTGTACATCCTGGACGAGCCGACGACGGGGCTGCATTTTGCCGACGTGCGGCGCCTGATCGAGGTGCTCGGCATGCTCGTCGATGCCGGAAACACCGTCGTCGTCATCGAGCACCAGCTCGACGTCGTCAAGGTTGCCGACTGGGTCATCGACCTCGGACCGGAAGGCGGCGGCGGCGGCGGAATCCTGGTCGCCGCCGGGACGCCCGAAGAAGTCGCCGCCTGCAACGAGTCGCACACCGGCCGTTTCCTGAAGAGCGTCCTGTCCTGA